In Deltaproteobacteria bacterium CG2_30_66_27, a single genomic region encodes these proteins:
- a CDS encoding nucleotidyltransferase — protein MKTLEDIKSTLLRHRMDMSENFRVKEMGVFGSFVRGEAKEDSDVDIIVTFSAPIGLLRFLSLEEYLEGLLGLKVDLASRDALKPRIGARILKEVVYV, from the coding sequence GTGAAGACTCTGGAAGACATCAAGAGCACCCTTTTACGGCACAGAATGGATATGTCGGAGAATTTCCGTGTCAAGGAAATGGGTGTGTTCGGATCGTTCGTCCGGGGGGAGGCGAAGGAGGACAGCGACGTCGACATCATCGTTACGTTCAGCGCGCCGATCGGCCTGTTGAGGTTTTTGTCCCTTGAAGAATATCTTGAAGGATTGCTCGGTCTCAAGGTGGACCTTGCTTCCAGGGATGCATTGAAGCCCCGGATCGGCGCCAGGATTCTGAAGGAAGTCGTTTACGTATGA
- a CDS encoding death-on-curing protein — translation MRYLTFAEVLELHRRVVSETGGATALRDLGALESATAQPRASFGGNDLYPSLEEKAGALAFSLIQNHPFIDGNKRVGHAALETFLVLNGKELSADADESERIILAVASGKCGRDGLLEWIRSHLVPFKK, via the coding sequence GTGCGATACCTCACGTTCGCCGAGGTTCTGGAGCTTCATAGGCGTGTGGTATCCGAAACCGGGGGTGCCACGGCCCTCCGCGATTTAGGCGCTCTGGAATCCGCCACCGCGCAGCCTCGGGCCTCCTTTGGCGGAAACGATCTTTATCCGTCCCTTGAAGAAAAAGCCGGTGCACTCGCCTTCTCTCTGATTCAAAATCATCCATTCATCGACGGCAACAAACGGGTCGGTCATGCGGCGCTGGAAACGTTTCTTGTATTGAACGGGAAGGAGTTAAGCGCCGATGCGGATGAGAGCGAACGGATCATATTGGCCGTCGCCTCCGGAAAGTGTGGTCGAGATGGCCTTCTCGAATGGATTCGTTCCCATCTGGTGCCTTTCAAGAAGTGA